A portion of the Etheostoma cragini isolate CJK2018 chromosome 13, CSU_Ecrag_1.0, whole genome shotgun sequence genome contains these proteins:
- the LOC117955935 gene encoding mannose-P-dolichol utilization defect 1 protein-like codes for MATSPVKDFLVTYVMPEKCYERIFVSFYINAPCLKFIMSRAVGLWIILDTFLAQLLQLITILWRRSADGLSLSSVLLQLYAFSCPVVYALANNFPLFAWGERVFALAQTAAIVFLILHYRGETLKGMLVLLAYGCLMLLLGSYAAAAVVSVMQTSRLSALIASKVLQAGTNYCNGHTGQLSTLSVLLTWAASLGVIFVSLQETESLFATLSHTVSACLSSVLLAQVLCYRSNTATSRKKNE; via the exons ATGGCCACGTCTCCCGTCAAAGACTTCCTGGTTACCTATGTAATGCCAGAAAAATGTTATGAGAGGATTTTCGTCAGCTTTTACATAAACG CGCCTTGCCTAAAGTTTATAATGAGCAGAGCTGTCGGATTATGGATCATACTGGACACTTTCCTGG CACAGCTGCTTCAGCTGATAACGATACTGTGGAGAAGAAGTGCAGATGGCCTGAGTCTGTCTTCTGTGCTGCTGCAACTGTATGCTTTCTCCTGTCCTGTTGTGTACGCCCTGGCCAACAACTTCCCACtctt TGCCTGGGGTGAGAGGGTCTTTGCCTTGGCCCAGACGGCAGCGATTGTCTTCCTCATCTTGCATTATCGTGGTGAAACCCTAAAAG GTATGTTGGTCCTCTTGGCTTATGGGTGTCTAATGCTCCTTCTGGGCTCCTACGCAGCAGCGGCAGTTGTCTCAGTGATGCAGACCTCACGTTTGTCAGCTTTAATTGCAAGCAAG GTTCTTCAGGCTGGAACCAACTACTGTAACGGTCACACAGGCCAACTGTCAACTCTGTCTGTGTTACTAACGTGGGCAGCGTCTCTGGGTGTtatctttgtgtctctgcag GAGACAGAAAGCTTGTTTGCcactctgtcacacacagtgTCAGCCTGTCTCAGCAGTGTCCTCCTGGCCCAGGTCCTCTGCTACAGGAGCAACACTGCCACCTCTAGAAAGAAGAATGAGTAG
- the slc25a15b gene encoding solute carrier family 25 member 15b isoform X2 produces the protein MAPHPVVQAIIDLSAGAVGGAACVFSGQPLDTAKVKMQTFPTMYRGFIHCISTTYKQVGIRGLYQGTTPALMANIAENSVLFMSYGFCQQVIRFTAGLPSEAVLSDMQKASAGSVASIFSSLLLCPTELVKCRLQAMYEMETSGKIAKSDNTMWSVVKSIMRNEGPQGFFQGLTTTIAREVPGYFCFFGAYELSRTTFADYMKCDRDDIGVAPIVLSGGFGGACLWLVVYPFDCVKSRIQVMSMTGKQAGFFKTFMTIARTEGTRALYSGLTPTMVRTFPANGALFLGYEASRKLMMKQYDS, from the exons GGGGAGCTGCATGTGTCTTTAGCGGGCAGCCTCTGGACACGGCAAAGGTCAAGATGCAGACCTTTCCTACAATGTACCGGGGTTTCATCCACTGCATCTCGACCACCTACAAACAAGTGGGTATACGTGGTCTCTACCAGGGCACCACACCGGCACTGATGGCCAACATTGCCGAGAACTCTGTGCTCTTCATGAGCTACGGCTTCTGCCAGCAGGTCATCCGTTTCACGGCTGGACTGCCCAGTGAGGCTGTCCTAAG TGACATGCAAAAAGCCTCTGCTGGCTCAGTAGCATCCATTTTCTCCTCGCTATTACTCTGCCCCACTGAGCTCGTCAAGTGTCGGCTGCAAGCCATGTATGAAATGGAGACATCGGGCAAGATTGCTAAGAGCGACAA TACAATGTGGTCAGTGGTGAAATCCATCATGAGGAATGAGGGGCCGCAGGGCTTCTTCCAGGGCCTGACCACCACCATAGCCAGAGAAGTCCCCGGTTACTTTTGCTTCTTTGGTGCCTATGAGCTCTCCCGCACCACCTTTGCCGACTACATGAAGTGTGACCGAGACGACATAG GTGTGGCCCCAATCGTGTTAAGCGGTGGTTTCGGGGGGGCGTGCCTGTGGCTGGTGGTGTATCCCTTTGACTGTGTCAAGTCTCGGATCCAGGTGATGTCTATGACGGGAAAACAAGCAGGGTTTTTCAAAACCTTCATGACCATCGCTCGTACTGAAG GTACGAGGGCGCTCTACTCTGGTCTTACCCCCACCATGGTCCGCACCTTCCCTGCTAACGGAGCGCTGTTCCTGGGTTATGAGGCCAGCCGGAAGCTCATGATGAAGCAGTACGACAGCTGA
- the si:ch211-137i24.10 gene encoding transmembrane 4 L6 family member 1 has product MCTGKCSRCIAVTLYPLALISIICNIVLFFPGGDVKYAKDGHITEEVKYMGGLIGGGVMVLIPALYIHLTGKEGCCGNRCGMFLSIAFAALGVAGALYSLIVAVLGLQNGPLCKVVLVWVTPFKNRDPSYLTDDTWWGTCTEPKNIVQFNIGLFATLLATSCLQLVLCAIQMINGLFGCLCGTCANKGPL; this is encoded by the exons ATGTGTACTGGAAAATGTTCCCGTTGTATTGCGGTTACTCTGTACCCATTAGCTCTTATATCCATCATATGTAACATCGTATTGTTCTTTCCTGGCGGGGACGTCAAGTATGCCAAAGATGGACACATTACTGAGGAGGTGAAATACATGGGGGGACTCATTGGAGGGGGTGTAATG GTGTTGATCCCAGCCCTTTACATCCACTTGACAGGAAAAGAGGGGTGCTGTGGAAATCGCTGTGGG ATGTTCTTATCAATTGCATTCGCTGCGTTGGGCGTGGCTGGTGCCCTGTACAGTTTAATTGTGGCAGTGCTTGGTTTGCAGAACGGGCCTCTCTGCAAAGTTGTTCTGGTTTGGGTAACACCTTTTAAAAACAG GGACCCGAGCTACCTGACTGATGACACTTGGTGGGGAACATGCACAGAGCCTAAGAACATTGTGCAGTTCAACATTGGACTGTTTGCTACTCTGTTGGCCACGAGCTGTCTGCAGCTGGTTCTCTGTGCCATTCAGATGATCAACGGGCTCTTCGGCTGCCTGTGTGGAACCTGCGCCAACAAAGGG CCGCTGTGA
- the LOC117955938 gene encoding transmembrane 4 L6 family member 4-like: MCTGKCSRCIAFTLYPLALISIICNIVLFFPGGDIKYAKDGHITEEVKYMGGLIGGGAMVLIAAIYINLTEAQGCCGNRFGMFLSIAFAAVGVTGALYSFIVAVLGLNNGPLCYDGGMWTTPFKNSNSTYLANHKLWAECEEPKKVVQFNMGLFLTLMATSCLQGVLCAIQMINGLFGCLFGLCVKKE, encoded by the exons ATGTGTACTGGAAAATGTTCCCGTTGTATTGCTTTTACTCTGTACCCATTAGCACTCATATCCATCATCTGtaacattgtgttgttctttcCTGGCGGGGACATCAAGTATGCCAAAGATGGACACATTACTGAGGAGGTGAAATACATGGGGGGACTCATTGGAGGGGGTGCAATG GTGTTGATCGCAGCAATTTATATCAACTTGACTGAAGCTCAAGGGTGCTGTGGAAATCGCTTTGGG ATGTTCTTATCAATTGCATTCGCTGCAGTTGGCGTGACCGGGGCCCTGTACAGTTTCATCGTAGCAGTGCTCGGTTTGAACAATGGGCCCCTCTGTTATGATGGAGGGATGTGGACCACACCTTTTAAAAACAG CAATTCCACCTACCTGGCCAACCATAAGTTGTGGGCAGAATGTGAAGAGCCAAAGAAGGTGGTGCAGTTCAACATGGGGCTGTTCCTCACCCTGATGGCGACCAGCTGCCTGCAGGGGGTGCTCTGTGCCATTCAGATGATCAACGGGCTGTTTGGTTGCCTGTTTGGACTCTGCGTCAAAAAG GAATAA
- the slc25a35 gene encoding solute carrier family 25 member 35 codes for MDFVLSGVAACGACLFTNPLEVVKTRMQLQGELQSRGSYQVYYRNVFHAFYTIGKVDGLAGLQKGLAPGLVYQFFMNGVRLGSYAVIENSGYIHTNGRVSAAKTTLAGAVAGVVGAVVGSPVYLVKTHLQSQSNSSIAVGHQYKHKGMIHALAAIYKQHGILGLWRGSSAAVPRVSVGSSAQLSAFSSSKELVIDLQVFPKGSWLVALTAGMMSSLVVVMAMTPFDVVSTRLYNQPVDHLGKGQLYNGFVDCFSKMLRKEGFLGLYKGLGASYFRIGPHTILSLFLWDELRKQHQQFQGQRKLCN; via the exons ATGGATTTCGTGCTGAGCGGAGTTGCCGCGTGCGGGGCATGTCTGTTCACCAACCCGCTGGAGGTCGTCAAAACGCGAATGCAGCTCCAGGGAGAGCTCCAGAGCCGGGGCTCGTACCAGGTGTACTATCGCAACGTGTTCCACGCCTTTTACACTATCGGTAAAGTGGACGGACTGGCCGGCTTACAGAAGGGACTGGCACCCGGGCTCGTTTATCAGTTTTTTATGAACGGAGTCCGGCTCGGCTCGTACGCCGTCATTGAGAACTCTGGTTACATCCACACCAATGGAAGGGTCAGCGCGGCCAAAACCACGTTAGCAGGGGCTGTTGCTGGAGTGGTGGGGGCCGTGGTGGGAAGCCCTGTGTACTTG GTAAAGACTCATCTGCAGAGTCAGTCTAACTCCTCTATAGCAGTTGGACATCAATATAAACACAAG GGGATGATCCACGCTCTGGCAGCCATCTACAAACAGCATGGCATTCTGGGATTGTGGAGGGGCTCAAGTGCTGCTGTACCGAGGGTCAGCGTGGGGTCATCTGCACAGCTCTCCGCCTTCTCTTCCTCCAAGGAGCTTGTGATTGACCTACAG GTGTTCCCAAAGGGCAGCTGGTTGGTCGCCCTGACTGCTGGCATGATGAGCAgtttggtggtggtgatggctATGACACCTTTTGATGTAGTGAGCACACGGCTCTACAACCAGCCTGTGGATCATTTGGGCAAG GGGCAGCTTTATAACGGATTCGTTGACTGCTTTTCCAAGATGCTGAGGAAGGAGGGCTTTCTGGGACTCTACAAAGGCTTGGGAGCCTCTTATTTCCGGATCGGTCCACATACcattctgtctttgtttttgtgggaTGAACTGCGCAAACAGCACCAGCAGTTTCAGGGACAAAGAAAACTCTGTAACTGA